The Rhodobacter sp. 24-YEA-8 DNA segment GAGCCCGGCCCGCTGGCGCGCTTTGCGGCGGCGCTGGTTCCGGCTGCATTTCCAGTATCTTTGCGCCTTCGACAATCTCGCGGGCAATCCCGACGAATATGACTATTTCCGCGTGACCGCCGGGCCGCAGACGCTGGGCGCGCGTTTCAAAACCCGCCACCCGTCGAAAAGCCGCATTGAAGCCACCGTCAACCGCTATAGAAACGTGGCGTGAGCAACGATCCCAAATCCTGCCCCTTTGCGGGGGCATCCGGGGCCCCTGTGCCCCCGAAACCCGCGGCCCGCGCCGAAAGGGTCTCGCTTCTGACCTATCTCAGGCTCTTTCGGCGCGACATCCTCTCGGCCCAGCCTGCGCGGCTTTACCGCGCCTGGATGGCCGAGTTCCGCACGCCTTTCTTCCGCTCCTATCTCTGCAATGACCCGAAGCTTGTCGATCTGGTGCTGAAGGACCGACCCGAAGATTTCCCGAAATCGAACCGGATCCGGGCGGGGCTGGAACCCCTTCTGGGCAATTCCGTCTTCGTCACCAATGGCGAGACCTGGAAGCGCCAGCGCCGCATCATCGACCCGGCCTTCGAGGGCGGACGCCTGCGCGACACGTTCCCCGCCATGGTGGCGGCGGGGCAGGCGGCGGTCGCCCGGATGCAGGATCTGACCCAGGGCGTCACGGGAACCGAGGTCGAGGTCGAAGAGGAAATGTCCCATGCGGCGGCGGATGTGATCTTCCGCACGCTGTTTTCGATTCCGATCGAACATGAGATCGCGGCCCGGGTCTTTTTTGAATTCCGCGCCTATCAGCGCACGCAGCCGATCCTGAACCTTGCGGCCTTCCTGCCGCTGCCCCGCTGGTTCCCGCGCCTGCATCGCAAGCGCACCCGGGCCTCGGCAAAGATGATCCGCGATCTGATCACCCGGCTGACAGATGCGCGGGCGGCTGAAATCGCCGCGGGCACTGCCCCTGATGATCTCGCAACCAAAATCATGACCACCGCCGAACCCGTGACCGGAAAGCGCTTCACGCCCGCGGAAATGGTCGATCAGGTCGCGATCTTCTTTCTTGCCGGGCATGAGACCAGCGCCTCGGCGCTTGGCTGGTCGCTCTATCTGCTCGCGCTCAGCCCCGATGTGCAGGAGCGCGTCGCGGCCGAAGCGGCCTCGCTTGGCGCGGCCCCCGATTTCAGCGCCGTGAACCGGCTGCACTACACCCGCGATGTCTTTCGCGAGGCGCTGCGCCTCTACCCGCCGGTGCCGATGATGGTGCGACAGAACACGCGCGCCGAGACCTTCCGCGACCGCAAGGTCAGGCCCGGCGCCCAGGTTGTGCTCTCGCCCTGGCATCTCCAGCGCCATGAACGGCTCTGGGCGGAACCCGACGCCTTCTGCCCCGCCCGCTGGCAAACCAGCGAGGGCCGCCACTCCGCGCGCGAGGCATATATGCCCTTTTCCGCCGGCCCCCGCGTCTGTACCGGCGCCGGTTTCGCCATGGTCGAAGGCGTCCTCCTCCTCGCCATGCTGGTCCGGCACTTCCGCTTTGACCGCATCGAAGGCGCCGACCCGGTTCCGGTGGCCCATCTGACGGTGCGCGCCGAAAACGGCATCCGCCTCCGCGTCACGCCCCGCGGCTAGAAAAGCCGGGCGCATAAAAAAAACGGCGCGCAAAAAAAAAGGCACCCCGAAAGAGCGCCTCCCAATTTCTCCGACAGCAATTTCATCTGTCTCTAAATATCCCGGGGGAGTCTGCCAAAGGCAGGCGGGGGCAGAGCCCCCGTGCCCGGCCAACCAGATCTCAGAGGATCTCGACCTTGTAGCCTTCGATCACCGTATTCGCGAGCAGCTTCTCGCACATAGCCTTCACATCGGCCTCGGCGGCCGCCTTGTCATTCGCCGTGAGGTCCAGTTCGATGACCTTGCCCTGGCGCACGCCTTCCACACCGGCAAAGCCAAGCGCGCCAAGCGCATGGCGGATCGCCTCGCCCTGGGGATCGAGAACGCCGTTTTTCAGCATGACGGTGACGCGGGCTTTCATCGGGGCCTCCGGTGGCTCAGGGGAATCTCGCGCCCCTGATAGCCAGGGCGCGCGAAGGGGGCAATCGCTTCAGTTGATCAGCGAGGGTTTCGAGACATGGGTGACATTCGAGGGCAGAACGCCGATGCGCCGCGCCAGTTCCGCATAGACATCGGAAAGTGGCCCCGGTTCGGGCACCGACCCATCGGCGCGTTCGGGCTGGCGCAGATCCCACAGCGTCATGGAATCCGGGCTGATCTCATCGGCGAGGATCAGCCGCATATAATCGCCATCCCAGACCCGGCCGATCTCGATCCGGAAATCCATCAGCCGCACGCCTACGCCCAGCATGACGCCCGAAAGGAAGTCATTCACCCTGAGCGCCAGCTCGACCATATCGTCGAGATCCTGCTGATTGCCCCAGCCAAAGGCGATGATGTGTTCTTCGGTCACCAGAGGCGTCCCGAGTTTCTCATCCTTGAAGTAATATTCCACGATCGGGCGCGGCAGGCCCATGCCTTCGGGGATACCCAGTCGCTCAGAGATCCCGCCGGTCGCGAAATTCCGCACGAGGATCTCCAGCGGAATGATCTCGGCCATCCGCACCAGCTGCTCACGCATGTTCAGGCGGCGGATGAAATGGGTCGGAACCCCGATATTGTTCAGCCCGGCCATGAAGAATTCCGACAGCCGGTTGTTCAGCACACCCTTGCCTTCCGAGGCCGCAGAGATCGGTGCGACATTGGCGCCGCTGCCGGCTTCGGGGCCGTTCTCGTCATCCTTGAAATACTGGATCAGCGTGCCCGGTTCCGGTCCTTCGAACAGGATCTTGGCCTTGCCCTCATAGACCTTCTTGCGACGTGCCATGGTGACCTTTGTACAGACAATGACGAAAGGGGCGGCTCAGCCACCCCGGAGGTTTCCCGGCCTATAGCTGAGCCCCCAGGCGGGGGCAAGCGGGCAGGGGCGCCGCGAGGGGGCAGGCGGTGCTGCGCCGGGCAAAATTTGCCGCAGGCTTTCTTCTTGCAGGTGCCAGGGGGGATGATCATATGGAAGATGAGACCATGAAAACCATGACCCGGACAGGGAGCTGAGAGATTACATGAGCACTTTTGACGACCGCGAAAACGCATTCGAGGCCAAATTCGCGCATGACAGCGAGATGCAGTTCCGGGCCGAGGCGCGGCGCAACAAGCTTGCCGGCCTCTGGGCGGCAGAGCTTCTCGGCAAATCCGGCGATGATGCCAATGCCTATGCGCTGGACGTCGTGGCGGCTGATTTCGACGAGCCGGGCATTGAGGATGTGGTGCGCAAGCTCGCCGCCGATCTGGGGGACCGGGTGAGCCCCGACCAGATCCGCGCCAAGCTGACCGAGCTTCTGCCGGTGGCCAAGGCGCAGCTGCTGAACGAAGTCTGAGGACTGGTTTTCTCAGGAGGCTCTGCGTCAGCGCAGAGCCGGCATAAAAGAACGCCGCGCCGGAAATCAGTGCCCCGACGCGGCGTTTTGCGTGGATCTGGTGTCGGGAAAGCGATTGTGCGGCCAGCGGCACCATGTCAGGAACAGGATCAGCACCGCCGCCCGTGAGGCGACGCAATCTGTTAAGAAAGGGTGCCCGATGACCAATGATGCCCCAAAGAAGAATGACCTGCTGAGCCAGCTGCTGGCCGAGCGGGACTGGCTGATGGCCGATGGGGCGACCGGCACCAATCTCTTCAATATGGGGTTGGAATCGGGCGAACCGCCGGAGCTGTGGAATGTCGACCGCCCCGATAATATCCGCACGCTCTACCGCAATGCGGTCGAGGCAGGATCGGATATCTTCCTGACGAACACCTTTGGCGGCAATGCCTCGCGGCTGAAATTGCATAATGCGCAAGGCCGCGTGCATGAGCTGAACAGGGTCGGTGCGGCTTTGGGGCGTGAGATCGCCGATGCCTCGGGGCGCAAGGTGGTGGTGGCGGGCTCGGTCGGGCCGACCGGCGATATTTTCGAGCCGATGGGCACCCTGACCCATGCGCTCGCGGTCGAGATGTTCCATGAACAGGCCGAAGGGCTGAAGGCCGGTGGCGCCGATGTTCTCTGGGTTGAGACCATCTCGGCGCCGGAAGAATACCGCGCGGCGGCCGAGGCTGCGAAACTTGCGGGCATGCCCTGGGTCGGGACCATGAGCTTTGATACGGCAGGCCGCACCATGATGGGGGTGACTTCTGCCGCGATGGCAGAGCTGGTCGAGAAACTCCCCGAGGCGCCGCTGGCCTTTGGCGCGAATTGTGGCGTGGGGGCCTCGGATCTGATGCGCACGGTGATGGGCTTCATTGCCACCGGGACCACGCGACCGGTTGTGGCAAAGGGGAATGCCGGGATCCCGAAATATCACGACGGCCATATCCATTATGACGGCACGCCGGAACTGATGGGGGTCTATGCTGTGATGGCCCGCGATGCCGGGGTGAAGATCATCGGCGGTTGCTGCGGCACCATGCCCGAGCATCTGAAAGCGATGCGGCGCGCGCTGGAAGAAACGCCGCGCGGTCCGGCCCCGAGCCTGGAAGACGTAGCTGCAAAGCTGGGCGGGTTCTCTTCCGTGTCAGATGGCACTGACGGTGAAGGCCCGGCCAAACGGGAACGTCGCGGCCGGCGCGGCTGACAGCTGCCGGTAACGCCTGCACCTGTAACGCCTGATCAGGATACCGACGCGCCGCCAGGAAACTGGCGGCCGTTTTCTTTGCAGAAAACGGCCAAATTCCTTTCTGAAAGGAATTTGCGGCGCGTCTGGCGCCGGGCTTGCGACAAGGTCAGCGGCGTTTGGGTTTGCCGCCCTTGCTGCCTTCTTCCGTCATCAGCCGGGCGGCCTCGGCGGCAGCGCGCAGCTCTTCTGCGATCTCTTCCGCCTCTTCGGGGTCGAAATCCAGCGGCAGTTCGATCCCGCCTTCGGCCTCGATATAGATCCGCACCATACCGGCATCGGTCGGCCCGATCTGGATATTGGCGGCGATGTCGCTTTGTTTGTTGATGCCCATGGCGGCTCAGGCTCCCGGATGAGACTTTTCTGCCCGTGAGTTTCCGCCCCGCAGGGCGTTACCTGCAAGAAATATCGCCACTGGGCGCGTAAAAGGGAGGAATGGTACCGACACCCCGGCTCGAACGGGGGACCCCCAGATCCACAATCTGGTGCTCTAACCAACTGAGCTATGTCGGCACTTGGCGGTTGATTAGCGCCCGGCTGCGGATATTGCAAGGGCAGAGCGGCAGGAATTTTCACCCGGGCCAAAACAGGCCCTGCGGGCAGGGCCGCGCCTCTTCCGGGCTTGCCCTGCGCCGGACCTCAGCTATTTTCGCCCCTCCTGTCTTATCGGTTTCGTCTCGGAGGATTCGTATGTCTGTCGCCCGTATTCCGGAAATCATCGCCGCCGAGATCGGGGCCCAGACCCGGCAGGTTGTGGCGGCGGTCGAGCTGCTGGATGGTGGTGCCACGGTGCCGTTCGTCGCGCGCTACCGTAAGGAAGTGACCGGCGGGCTGGACGACACGCAACTGAGGAAGCTTGAGGAACGGCTGACCTATCTGCGTGAGCTTGAGGCGCGGCGCGGCTCGATCCTCGGTGAAATCACGAATCAGGGCAAGCTGACCGACGATCTTGCCCGCGCGATTTCCGGGGCGGTGACCAAGGCCGAGCTTGAAGATATCTACCTGCCCTATAAACCGAAGCGCCGCACCAAGGCGATGATCGCGCGCGAGGCCGGTCTTCAGGGCCTCGTTGACGCGATTCTCGCGGATCGCCGGGCGGATCCGGCGGTGCTGGCGGCCGGGTTCCTCACCGACGGATTCGTGGATGCAAAGGCTGCGCTTGACGGCGCGCGCGACATCATCGCCGAGGGGCTGTCGGAGGATGCGGGGCTTCTGGGCCGGCTGCGCGAGCATATGCGCAAGGAAGGCCGGCTGAGTGCAAAGGTTCAGGCCGGGAAAGAGGCGGCCGGCGCGAAATTCTCGGATTATTTCGACCATAACGAATCCTTCCGCGATGCGCCGTCGCACCGCGTTCTCGCCATGCTGCGCGGCCGCAATGAAGATGTTCTGTCGATTGATCTCGAGATCGACCCCGAGGCGCCGCGCGGCGAATCTCCGTCCGAGCGCGCCTGTGCGGCGGTGCTGCTGGCCTCGGGCCCGGGCGCGGGCGACAAATATCTGCGCGAGGCGGCGGCCTGGGCCTGGCGGATCAAGCTGAAAACCTCGCTGACGCTGGACCTGATGGCAGAACTGCGCGAGGCGGCGGAGGCCGAAGCGATCCGGGTCTTTGCCCGCAATCTCAAGGATCTGCTGCTGGCGGCGCCGGCGGGCGGCAAGGCCACGATGGGGCTTGATCCCGGCATCCGCACCGGGGTCAAGGTTGCCGTGGTCGATGCCACGGGTAAGCTTCTGGCAACCGAAACCGTCTATCCTTTCCAGCCGAAGAACGATCTGCGCGGCGCCCAGGTGGCGATTGCGAAACTGATCGGCAATCACGGCGTCAAGCTGATCGCCATCGGCAATGGCACAGCGAGCCGCGAGACCGAGAAGATGGTCGCCGATCTGCTGGCGCTGCTGCCGGCTGGCGCTCATAAGCCGGTGAAGGTGGTGGTCTCCGAGGCCGGCGCCTCGGTCTATTCGGCCTCGGAACTGGCCGCACGGGAATTCCCGGGGCTGGATGTGTCCCTGCGCGGTGCGGTTTCCATCGCG contains these protein-coding regions:
- a CDS encoding cytochrome P450; amino-acid sequence: MPPKPAARAERVSLLTYLRLFRRDILSAQPARLYRAWMAEFRTPFFRSYLCNDPKLVDLVLKDRPEDFPKSNRIRAGLEPLLGNSVFVTNGETWKRQRRIIDPAFEGGRLRDTFPAMVAAGQAAVARMQDLTQGVTGTEVEVEEEMSHAAADVIFRTLFSIPIEHEIAARVFFEFRAYQRTQPILNLAAFLPLPRWFPRLHRKRTRASAKMIRDLITRLTDARAAEIAAGTAPDDLATKIMTTAEPVTGKRFTPAEMVDQVAIFFLAGHETSASALGWSLYLLALSPDVQERVAAEAASLGAAPDFSAVNRLHYTRDVFREALRLYPPVPMMVRQNTRAETFRDRKVRPGAQVVLSPWHLQRHERLWAEPDAFCPARWQTSEGRHSAREAYMPFSAGPRVCTGAGFAMVEGVLLLAMLVRHFRFDRIEGADPVPVAHLTVRAENGIRLRVTPRG
- the purS gene encoding phosphoribosylformylglycinamidine synthase subunit PurS; this translates as MKARVTVMLKNGVLDPQGEAIRHALGALGFAGVEGVRQGKVIELDLTANDKAAAEADVKAMCEKLLANTVIEGYKVEIL
- a CDS encoding Tex family protein, producing the protein MSVARIPEIIAAEIGAQTRQVVAAVELLDGGATVPFVARYRKEVTGGLDDTQLRKLEERLTYLRELEARRGSILGEITNQGKLTDDLARAISGAVTKAELEDIYLPYKPKRRTKAMIAREAGLQGLVDAILADRRADPAVLAAGFLTDGFVDAKAALDGARDIIAEGLSEDAGLLGRLREHMRKEGRLSAKVQAGKEAAGAKFSDYFDHNESFRDAPSHRVLAMLRGRNEDVLSIDLEIDPEAPRGESPSERACAAVLLASGPGAGDKYLREAAAWAWRIKLKTSLTLDLMAELREAAEAEAIRVFARNLKDLLLAAPAGGKATMGLDPGIRTGVKVAVVDATGKLLATETVYPFQPKNDLRGAQVAIAKLIGNHGVKLIAIGNGTASRETEKMVADLLALLPAGAHKPVKVVVSEAGASVYSASELAAREFPGLDVSLRGAVSIARRLQDPLAELVKIEPKSIGVGQYQHDVDQHRLAKSLDAVVEDAVNAVGVDLNTASAPLLARVSGVGQGLAESIVAHRDANGPFASRRELLKVARLGPKAFEQAAGFLRIPDGKEPLDASSVHPEAYDVARKIVAACGRDIRSLMGDGGVLKQLNPGQFVDEKFGLPTVRDILSELEKPGRDPRPEFKTATFADGIEEIKDLKPGMVLEGTVTNVAAFGAFVDIGVHQDGLVHVSQLADKFVSDPHEVVKAGDVVKVTVVEVDVARKRIALTMKKDGGASAKSAREERGPGREQTRDRSPQKGNRPMSSSPQSSGGGNAFADALKGKFGR
- a CDS encoding DUF6324 family protein gives rise to the protein MGINKQSDIAANIQIGPTDAGMVRIYIEAEGGIELPLDFDPEEAEEIAEELRAAAEAARLMTEEGSKGGKPKRR
- the bmt gene encoding betaine--homocysteine S-methyltransferase, translating into MTNDAPKKNDLLSQLLAERDWLMADGATGTNLFNMGLESGEPPELWNVDRPDNIRTLYRNAVEAGSDIFLTNTFGGNASRLKLHNAQGRVHELNRVGAALGREIADASGRKVVVAGSVGPTGDIFEPMGTLTHALAVEMFHEQAEGLKAGGADVLWVETISAPEEYRAAAEAAKLAGMPWVGTMSFDTAGRTMMGVTSAAMAELVEKLPEAPLAFGANCGVGASDLMRTVMGFIATGTTRPVVAKGNAGIPKYHDGHIHYDGTPELMGVYAVMARDAGVKIIGGCCGTMPEHLKAMRRALEETPRGPAPSLEDVAAKLGGFSSVSDGTDGEGPAKRERRGRRG
- a CDS encoding DUF1476 domain-containing protein, whose product is MSTFDDRENAFEAKFAHDSEMQFRAEARRNKLAGLWAAELLGKSGDDANAYALDVVAADFDEPGIEDVVRKLAADLGDRVSPDQIRAKLTELLPVAKAQLLNEV
- a CDS encoding phosphoribosylaminoimidazolesuccinocarboxamide synthase, translating into MARRKKVYEGKAKILFEGPEPGTLIQYFKDDENGPEAGSGANVAPISAASEGKGVLNNRLSEFFMAGLNNIGVPTHFIRRLNMREQLVRMAEIIPLEILVRNFATGGISERLGIPEGMGLPRPIVEYYFKDEKLGTPLVTEEHIIAFGWGNQQDLDDMVELALRVNDFLSGVMLGVGVRLMDFRIEIGRVWDGDYMRLILADEISPDSMTLWDLRQPERADGSVPEPGPLSDVYAELARRIGVLPSNVTHVSKPSLIN